From a single Silene latifolia isolate original U9 population chromosome 6, ASM4854445v1, whole genome shotgun sequence genomic region:
- the LOC141588563 gene encoding protein FAR1-RELATED SEQUENCE 5-like, which yields MSPSVQFRVAAAGAGGDAFVAHTKRDHINYVNILKMKSIEGGDAATLINLMTSRQAEEPGFFFRVQYNLICGAFVGINNHWSNVMFGCAFLSNEKEESFEWLFNVFNESMGEDVRPVSIFTDQDQAIANAIETVYPQTRHRLCQWHIQQNAISHFGKLKGDRLFQDLFNKCLHGCYNETEFEETWRKMLTEYGLVNHSWFKRLYKHRAKWSTALNNQFFSAGILSSQRSESTNHAMGFQASKTTSVTEFFRIFENTVKRWRGEEERKEFNGIRSSPSSVYPLVDLLLHASQVYTLELFRVFEKEFALAMGTRAVILPIDDPEVLLYRVYPAGHEEDNHHVTYDYKNNLTECTCRNFNVKGMLCSHIIRVLHMHSVVEIPDSHQLASLNVDGYELSQLASLNVVDKLFIKANDEVELLLSKLNIEEDEPTVDVPVPHILDPVRCTTKGRSQRKKRNMGTRKKAKKGSEVGAGESTMYVVVPRLI from the exons ATGTCTCCTTCAGTCCAATTCAGGGTTGCTGCTGCAGGGGCAGGTGGTGATGCTTTTGTTGCCCACACAAAGCGAGACCATATTAATTATGTTAACATACTGAAGATGAAATCAATTGAAGGTGGTGATGCAGCCACTTTGATCAACCTCATGACTAGTAGGCAAGCAGAGGAGCCAGGGTTCTTTTTCCGTGTTCA GTACAATCTCATTTGTGGAGCCTTTGTTGGTATTAACAACCATTGGTCGAATGTCATGTTTGGTTGTGCTTTCCTCTCGAACGAAAAGGAGGAATCATTTGAATGGTTGTTCAATGTTTTCAACGAATCCATGGGCGAGGATGTTCGTCCTGTCTCTATCTTCACTGACCAAGACCAAGCAATAGCAAATGCCATTGAAACG GTTTATCCACAAACCAGACATCGTCTATGTCAGTGGCATATTCAACAAAATGCCATATCTCACTTCGGTAAACTAAAGGGTGATCGTCTGTTCCAGGACCTATTCAACAAATGCCTTCATGGTTGCTATAATGAGACTGAATTTGAGGAGACTTGGCGTAAAATGTTGACAGAATATGGGTTAGTTAACCATTCATGGTTTAAGAGATTATACAAACATCGAGCAAAATGGAGCACTGCTTTGAACAATCAATTCTTTTCAGCCGGGATTTTATCGTCCCAAAGGAGTGAGAGCACAAACCATGCTATGGGCTTCCAAGCTTCTAAGACCACTTCTGTTACTGAATTCTTTCGTATATTTGAAAACACAGTGAAAAGATGGCGGGGTGAGGAAGAGCGTAAAGAATTCAACGGCATAAGATCTTCACCATCTTCTGTGTACCCTCTAGTGGATTTGTTACTACATGCATCTCAGGTTTACACATTGGAGCTGTTTCGAGTGTTTGAGAAAGAATTCGCGCTTGCCATGGGTACTCGTGCTGTCATCCTCCCGATTGATGACCCTGAGGTGTTGTTGTATCGTGTTTACCCTGCTGGCCACGAGGAGGACAACCATCACGTGACGTATGATTATAAGAACAACCTAACAGAATGTACGTGCCGAAACTTCAATGTTAAGGGTATGCTTTGCAGTCACATCATCCGTGTCCTCCACATGCATTCTGTTGTCGAGATACCAGACAG CCATCAATTGGCGTCGCTCAATGTTGACGGCTATGAACTATCTCAATTGGCGTCGCTCAATGTCGTGGATAAGCTGTTTATTAAAGCGAATGACGAGGTGGAATTGTTGCTTTCTAAGCttaatattgaggaagatgaacCAACCGTTGATGTGCCTGTGCCTCATATTCTTGACCCCGTACGTTGTACGACTAAAGGTCGAAGTCAACGAAAAAAAAGGAACATGGGGACGAGGAAGAAGGCTAAGAAAGGGTCTGAAGTTGGGGCAGGGGAGAGTACTATGTACGTCGTTGTGCCGCGTTTAATATGA